From Actinopolymorpha cephalotaxi, one genomic window encodes:
- the meaB gene encoding methylmalonyl Co-A mutase-associated GTPase MeaB has protein sequence MSGRRRRSVADLVEGARSGDPRAVGRLISLVEDASPELREVAATLAPYAGQARVVGITGAPGVGKSTCTSALVAAYRRQGLRVGVLAVDPTSPFSGGALLGDRVRMQDHATDPEVFIRSMATRGHLGGLAWATPQAVRVLDAAGCAVILIETVGVGQSEVEVAGLADTTLVLLAPGMGDAVQVAKAGLLEVGDVYVVNKADREGAERVRRDLRNMLALGSWPDGVWRPPIVLTVATSGEGVDAVVEAVDRHHADGVDSGELARRRVRRARAEVEALALVDLRTRLDRLPRDHRLDAVAARVAGGELDPYRAADELVGQMLGDQPSRMGDPNGGARAASSR, from the coding sequence GTGAGCGGCCGGCGCCGGCGTTCGGTCGCCGATCTCGTCGAGGGCGCACGGTCAGGTGACCCGAGGGCGGTCGGCCGGTTGATCTCCCTGGTGGAGGACGCCTCGCCGGAGCTGCGTGAGGTGGCGGCCACGCTCGCGCCGTACGCCGGGCAGGCCAGGGTGGTCGGCATCACCGGCGCGCCGGGCGTGGGCAAGTCGACCTGCACCTCCGCCCTGGTGGCCGCCTACCGCCGGCAGGGTCTGCGGGTGGGTGTCCTGGCGGTCGACCCCACGTCGCCGTTCTCCGGGGGAGCGCTGCTGGGCGACCGGGTCCGGATGCAGGACCACGCCACCGACCCCGAAGTGTTCATCCGCTCGATGGCAACCCGGGGGCACCTCGGCGGACTCGCCTGGGCCACACCGCAGGCGGTCCGCGTCCTGGACGCGGCCGGCTGCGCGGTGATCCTGATCGAGACGGTGGGAGTGGGACAGTCCGAGGTCGAGGTGGCCGGGCTCGCCGACACCACCCTCGTCCTCCTCGCGCCCGGCATGGGCGACGCCGTACAGGTGGCCAAGGCGGGCCTGCTGGAGGTCGGCGACGTCTACGTCGTCAACAAGGCCGACCGGGAGGGCGCCGAACGCGTCCGCCGCGACCTGCGCAACATGCTGGCGTTGGGCTCGTGGCCCGACGGCGTCTGGAGGCCGCCGATCGTGTTGACCGTGGCGACGTCCGGTGAGGGAGTCGACGCGGTCGTGGAGGCGGTGGACCGGCACCACGCCGACGGTGTGGACTCCGGTGAACTCGCCCGGCGCCGGGTCCGGCGGGCCCGCGCGGAGGTCGAGGCGCTGGCGCTGGTCGACCTGCGTACCCGCCTGGACCGGCTGCCCCGCGACCACCGTCTGGACGCCGTGGCCGCCCGGGTCGCGGGCGGCGAGCTCGACCCGTACCGCGCGGCCGACGAACTGGTCGGCCAGATGCTCGGTGACCAGCCGTCGCGGATGGGTGACCCCAACGGGGGTGCCAGGGCGGCGAGTTCTCGCTAA
- a CDS encoding PH domain-containing protein produces the protein MRHLLADEGEVVVDEVRHHWVVFIIPVLECVGALLLLGAMINLPVNMAWVPFIAALVLLAHAGARALIEHMDRFVITNMRVFRVSGVMTKKIATTPIMRILDITVDKPFVGRILGYGHFIFESAAQEQGLRDIKFVGKPDQRDLTIQRLLQRSGLRATAKEDEGDGSSSTNVKAPAGARPRANHPRRPGPPTARRFPR, from the coding sequence GTGCGGCACCTCCTCGCCGACGAGGGCGAGGTGGTCGTCGATGAAGTACGCCACCACTGGGTGGTCTTCATCATTCCGGTACTCGAGTGTGTCGGCGCGCTGCTGTTGCTGGGGGCCATGATCAACCTCCCCGTCAACATGGCATGGGTGCCGTTCATCGCGGCGCTCGTGCTGCTCGCCCACGCCGGCGCACGCGCGCTGATCGAACACATGGACAGATTCGTCATCACCAACATGCGGGTGTTCCGGGTGAGCGGAGTCATGACCAAGAAGATCGCCACGACTCCGATCATGCGGATCCTCGACATCACCGTGGACAAGCCGTTCGTCGGCCGGATCCTCGGATACGGGCACTTCATCTTCGAGTCCGCCGCGCAGGAGCAGGGGCTGCGCGACATCAAGTTCGTCGGCAAACCCGACCAGCGTGACCTCACGATCCAGCGGCTGCTGCAGCGTTCCGGCCTGCGGGCCACGGCCAAGGAGGACGAGGGCGATGGTTCGAGTTCGACGAACGTGAAGGCACCGGCTGGCGCCCGGCCCCGCGCCAACCATCCGCGCCGCCCCGGCCCGCCCACCGCGCGCCGGTTCCCGCGCTGA
- a CDS encoding phosphatase PAP2 family protein, translating into MHGRVSEPHRDESRRDDGSREESPDAELATTPSRTDEIVRPAPRFPVLAAVLLVGVVAILLDLARGGPLLRLDEVVAHIWKFKGPYEYSYADKVDRIGQRLICLPLLFGVAYYLSRRIRSIRPLVIAVGATLGLNFTIGVVKLASGRESPRTGGPALFTGDNVLFPSGHTANVIFVYGLVVALLVRYGEVRRRLRWLLIGLVAAAEVLMVVISVYRHTHWFSDLIAGTMVGAAVLQLSLLADLHWNEVRRWLRRLAGPTWVAVEWTVGLIRPRVVPPAKAVARRVHTGSTDPRLSGSRPDARSEVRPEVRRAARTGVRGDAPTRTRAEVRPDVRPERRGSVRPDERPDPAEAGTSSTGRPD; encoded by the coding sequence ATGCATGGCCGAGTCTCCGAGCCGCACCGAGACGAGTCCCGTCGCGACGATGGCAGTCGCGAGGAGTCCCCGGACGCCGAGCTCGCCACCACCCCGTCCCGGACCGACGAGATCGTCCGCCCGGCGCCGCGCTTTCCGGTGCTGGCGGCCGTGCTGCTCGTCGGCGTCGTCGCCATCCTGCTCGACCTGGCGCGCGGCGGTCCTCTGCTCCGACTGGACGAGGTCGTCGCGCACATCTGGAAGTTCAAGGGTCCGTACGAGTACTCCTACGCCGACAAGGTTGACCGGATCGGCCAGCGGCTCATCTGTCTGCCCCTGCTGTTCGGGGTGGCGTACTACCTCAGTCGCCGCATCCGCAGCATCCGCCCGCTGGTCATCGCGGTGGGCGCCACCCTTGGGCTGAACTTCACCATCGGCGTCGTCAAGCTCGCCAGCGGCCGGGAGAGTCCACGTACCGGCGGGCCGGCCTTGTTCACCGGCGACAACGTGCTCTTCCCTTCCGGCCACACCGCCAACGTGATCTTCGTCTACGGGCTGGTCGTGGCGCTGCTGGTGCGGTACGGCGAGGTGCGCAGGCGGCTGCGCTGGCTGCTGATCGGGCTGGTCGCGGCGGCCGAGGTGCTGATGGTGGTGATCTCGGTCTACCGGCACACGCACTGGTTCAGCGATCTCATCGCGGGGACGATGGTCGGCGCCGCGGTGCTGCAACTGTCGCTGCTGGCCGACCTGCACTGGAACGAGGTGCGCCGGTGGCTTCGCCGGCTGGCGGGCCCGACCTGGGTGGCCGTCGAGTGGACGGTCGGGTTGATCCGGCCGCGGGTGGTGCCTCCGGCGAAGGCGGTCGCCCGGCGGGTGCACACCGGCAGCACGGACCCGCGCCTGTCCGGTTCCCGGCCGGATGCCCGGTCGGAGGTGCGGCCGGAGGTGCGGCGTGCGGCGCGAACCGGCGTGCGGGGCGATGCCCCCACCCGCACGCGGGCCGAGGTCCGGCCGGACGTCCGGCCCGAACGCCGGGGGAGTGTGCGACCTGACGAGCGCCCCGACCCCGCGGAAGCTGGGACCTCCAGCACGGGCCGTCCCGACTAG
- a CDS encoding MarR family winged helix-turn-helix transcriptional regulator — MAKRRPLPFDPVQEAARQWAHHFGADAAVEPMRAVTSLMRVQQIVLSRLDEILRRYDLTFARYEALVLLTFTRTGALPLGKMGERLQVHPTSVTSIVRRLERDGLVRRTPHPEDGRGVLAEVTDEGRDVVKETTKDLVGMRFGFDALDDDSLATVHELLTQVRREAGDFLT; from the coding sequence ATGGCGAAGAGGCGGCCCCTTCCGTTCGACCCCGTGCAGGAGGCGGCTCGTCAGTGGGCACACCACTTCGGCGCGGACGCGGCTGTCGAGCCGATGCGCGCGGTCACCTCCCTGATGCGGGTCCAGCAGATCGTGCTCTCCCGCCTGGACGAGATCCTGCGGCGGTACGACCTGACCTTCGCGAGGTACGAGGCGCTGGTGCTGTTGACGTTCACCCGTACCGGCGCCCTGCCGCTGGGGAAGATGGGTGAACGCCTCCAGGTGCACCCCACCTCGGTGACCTCGATCGTTCGGCGGCTCGAACGCGACGGCCTCGTCCGGCGTACGCCTCACCCGGAGGACGGCCGCGGCGTGCTGGCCGAGGTGACCGACGAGGGGCGCGATGTGGTCAAGGAGACCACCAAGGACCTGGTGGGGATGAGGTTCGGTTTCGACGCCCTCGACGACGACAGCCTGGCCACGGTGCACGAACTGCTCACCCAGGTGCGCCGCGAGGCCGGCGACTTCCTCACCTGA
- a CDS encoding acyl-CoA mutase large subunit family protein produces MRAEDIEAGRRRWQQRYDAAAGRAKPGGAKPGAGNSGEGKPDEDGERRDRRDRARRTTLSGMEVDPVYGPPPDTDDPRFERIGWPGEHPFTRGLYPTGYRGRTWTIRQFAGFGNARQTNERYRMILAAGGGGLSVAFDMPTLMGRDSDEPSSLGEVGHCGVAIDSAADMDVLFEGIPLGEVTTSMTISGPAVPIFCMYLVAAERQGVDIATLDGTLQTDIFKEYIAQKEWLFAPQPHLRLIGDLMEFCSKEIPAYKPLSVSGYHIREAGSTAAQELAYTLADGFAYVELGLSRGLDVDVFAPGLSFFFDSHVDFFEEIAKFRAARRIWARWMREVYGAKTDRAAWLRFHTQTAGVSLTAQQPYNNIVRTAVEALAAVLGGTNSLHTNAFDETLALPSEQSAEVALRTQQVLLEETGVANVADPLGGSWYVEALTDRMEAEAEEVFARIRELSDDGTITAGLLRGIDDGYFTGEIAEAAFEYQQALERGEKKIVGVNAHTSTTSGPVEILRVSHEVEAEQCRVLGERRRSRSQAEVDAALRKLAEVARTEQNMVPVILAAARAEATLGEICGVLKDEWGDYREPARF; encoded by the coding sequence ATGCGGGCCGAAGACATCGAGGCGGGCAGGCGCCGCTGGCAGCAGCGTTACGACGCGGCGGCCGGACGGGCCAAACCGGGTGGGGCCAAGCCGGGCGCGGGCAACTCGGGCGAGGGTAAGCCGGACGAGGACGGCGAAAGGCGCGACCGGCGGGACCGCGCACGCCGTACGACACTTTCCGGCATGGAGGTGGACCCGGTCTACGGCCCGCCACCGGACACGGACGATCCCCGGTTCGAGCGGATCGGCTGGCCCGGTGAGCACCCCTTCACCCGCGGCCTGTATCCCACCGGCTACCGCGGGCGCACCTGGACGATCCGGCAGTTCGCCGGCTTCGGCAATGCCCGGCAGACCAACGAGCGCTACCGCATGATCCTCGCCGCCGGTGGCGGCGGACTGTCCGTGGCGTTCGACATGCCGACGCTGATGGGCCGCGACTCCGACGAGCCGAGCTCTCTCGGCGAGGTGGGCCACTGCGGCGTGGCGATCGACTCCGCTGCCGACATGGACGTGCTGTTCGAGGGCATTCCGCTGGGCGAGGTCACCACGTCGATGACCATCTCCGGCCCGGCCGTCCCGATCTTCTGCATGTACCTCGTCGCTGCCGAGCGCCAGGGCGTGGACATCGCCACTCTCGACGGCACCCTGCAGACCGACATCTTCAAGGAGTACATCGCGCAGAAGGAGTGGCTGTTCGCGCCGCAGCCGCACCTGCGCCTGATCGGCGACCTGATGGAGTTCTGCTCCAAGGAGATCCCGGCGTACAAGCCGCTGTCGGTGTCCGGCTACCACATCCGCGAGGCCGGCTCGACCGCCGCGCAGGAGCTTGCGTACACGCTGGCGGACGGGTTCGCCTATGTCGAGCTGGGCCTGTCGCGGGGGCTGGACGTCGACGTGTTCGCGCCCGGTCTGTCGTTCTTCTTCGACAGCCACGTGGACTTCTTCGAGGAGATCGCGAAGTTCCGTGCGGCCCGGCGGATCTGGGCGCGGTGGATGCGGGAGGTGTACGGCGCGAAGACCGACCGGGCGGCCTGGTTGCGGTTCCACACCCAGACCGCGGGCGTCTCGCTCACCGCCCAGCAGCCGTACAACAACATCGTCCGGACCGCGGTGGAGGCGCTCGCGGCCGTTCTCGGCGGGACGAACTCCCTGCACACGAACGCGTTCGACGAGACGCTCGCGCTGCCGTCGGAGCAGTCCGCGGAGGTGGCCCTGCGTACCCAGCAGGTACTGCTGGAGGAGACCGGCGTGGCCAACGTGGCCGACCCGCTGGGCGGTTCGTGGTACGTCGAGGCGCTGACGGACCGGATGGAGGCCGAGGCGGAGGAGGTGTTCGCCCGGATCAGGGAGCTGAGCGACGACGGCACCATCACCGCGGGGCTGCTGCGCGGCATCGACGACGGGTACTTCACCGGAGAGATCGCCGAGGCGGCGTTCGAGTACCAGCAGGCGCTGGAGCGGGGCGAGAAGAAGATCGTCGGGGTCAACGCGCACACCAGTACGACCAGCGGCCCGGTGGAGATTCTCCGGGTGAGCCACGAGGTCGAAGCCGAACAGTGTCGCGTACTGGGCGAACGCCGTCGGTCCCGTTCGCAAGCCGAGGTTGACGCCGCGCTGCGGAAGCTGGCCGAGGTTGCCCGCACCGAACAGAACATGGTGCCGGTGATCCTGGCCGCCGCCCGGGCGGAGGCGACGCTGGGCGAGATCTGCGGCGTACTCAAGGACGAGTGGGGCGACTACCGCGAGCCGGCGAGGTTCTGA
- a CDS encoding FGGY-family carbohydrate kinase — protein sequence MTDHGGGTAREPVWLGVDLGTQGVRVLAATAAGTVVAKATAPLHSTRDGVRHEQDPQEWWSAFVRAAGEVTGRVAGRPVEGLAVCSTSGTVLFVEDVPGDPARPVTPALMYDDGRAGDQAARLAADPAPGWAAAGARPQASWGLAKALWLLAEYDVPESARLAHQVDVVTARLAGSAVATDWSHALKSGVDLVRTDWPYDVLDRHGLPAKRLPPVVAPGAPIGEVGTRAAELTGIPAGTPILAGLTDGCAAQVASGALAPGAWNFVLGTTLVLKGTTTEPVHDPSGAVYSHRSPDGGWWPGGASSAGAGVLAREFPDADLEALDAAAEAFDPASTLAYPLVGKGERFPFVRPDATGFLTGSPSSRSGPEESYAAYLQGVVFVERLCLAHVQRLGAPVGPVVTLTGGGAGSAYWPRLHADILDREIVVPEVTDGAFGMAVVAASPAHGSLAGAAAAMVRERVRHAPRRQAVERFDEAYGRWLDELTSRGWVQRQ from the coding sequence ATGACCGATCACGGTGGTGGCACCGCGCGCGAGCCGGTGTGGCTCGGCGTCGACCTCGGCACCCAGGGCGTTCGCGTGCTCGCCGCGACGGCCGCCGGGACGGTGGTGGCGAAGGCCACCGCGCCGCTGCACAGCACCCGCGACGGCGTTCGTCACGAACAGGACCCGCAGGAGTGGTGGTCGGCGTTCGTGCGCGCCGCGGGTGAGGTGACCGGGCGGGTCGCCGGCCGGCCGGTGGAGGGCCTGGCGGTGTGCAGTACGTCCGGGACGGTGCTGTTCGTCGAGGACGTGCCCGGCGACCCGGCCCGCCCGGTGACGCCGGCGCTGATGTACGACGACGGACGGGCCGGTGACCAGGCCGCCCGGCTCGCCGCCGACCCCGCGCCGGGATGGGCGGCGGCGGGCGCGCGACCGCAGGCGTCCTGGGGGCTGGCGAAGGCGCTGTGGTTGCTGGCGGAGTACGACGTGCCGGAGTCCGCGCGCCTCGCCCACCAGGTCGACGTCGTGACCGCACGGCTGGCCGGTTCGGCGGTTGCCACCGACTGGAGCCATGCCCTGAAGAGCGGCGTCGACCTGGTGCGTACCGACTGGCCGTACGACGTGCTGGACCGGCACGGGTTGCCCGCCAAGCGGCTCCCACCGGTGGTGGCGCCCGGAGCGCCGATCGGCGAGGTGGGTACGCGAGCGGCCGAACTCACCGGCATCCCCGCGGGAACGCCGATCCTCGCCGGCCTCACCGACGGGTGCGCGGCCCAGGTCGCGTCGGGCGCCCTGGCTCCGGGTGCGTGGAACTTCGTACTGGGCACGACGCTCGTCCTCAAGGGCACGACCACCGAGCCGGTGCACGACCCGAGCGGCGCGGTCTATTCCCATCGCAGCCCGGACGGCGGCTGGTGGCCGGGCGGTGCGTCCAGTGCAGGTGCCGGCGTGCTGGCGCGGGAGTTCCCCGACGCCGACCTCGAGGCGCTGGACGCGGCAGCGGAGGCGTTCGATCCTGCGAGCACGTTGGCGTATCCCCTTGTGGGCAAGGGGGAACGCTTCCCGTTCGTCCGACCGGACGCGACCGGCTTCCTGACCGGCAGTCCGTCGAGTCGGTCGGGTCCGGAGGAAAGCTACGCGGCCTACCTGCAGGGCGTGGTGTTCGTGGAGCGGCTGTGCCTCGCACACGTTCAGCGACTGGGTGCGCCCGTCGGTCCGGTGGTGACCCTGACCGGCGGCGGCGCGGGAAGCGCGTACTGGCCGAGGTTGCACGCGGACATTCTCGACCGGGAGATCGTGGTGCCCGAGGTGACCGACGGTGCGTTCGGGATGGCGGTCGTCGCGGCCTCGCCGGCGCACGGTTCGCTCGCCGGCGCCGCGGCCGCGATGGTGCGCGAGCGGGTGCGCCACGCGCCCCGGCGGCAGGCGGTCGAACGGTTCGACGAAGCGTACGGGCGATGGCTGGACGAACTCACGTCACGCGGCTGGGTGCAGCGTCAATAG
- a CDS encoding VOC family protein yields MAIARFPSIVLDCPDPGALATFYGKLLDWKVDISADWADIRADYGQCISFQQVDPYTPPVWPDQEVPQQMHLDVIVDDLDSAEAAVLGLGATKHDHQPGTTFRVFLDPAGHPFCLCVN; encoded by the coding sequence ATGGCTATCGCACGCTTCCCGAGCATCGTCCTCGACTGCCCCGACCCGGGTGCCCTCGCCACCTTCTACGGCAAGCTGCTGGACTGGAAGGTCGACATCTCCGCCGACTGGGCAGACATCCGCGCCGACTACGGCCAGTGCATCTCGTTCCAGCAGGTGGATCCCTACACTCCGCCGGTGTGGCCGGACCAGGAGGTGCCCCAGCAGATGCACCTCGACGTGATCGTCGACGACCTCGACTCCGCCGAAGCGGCTGTCCTCGGGCTCGGCGCCACCAAGCACGACCACCAGCCCGGCACGACGTTCCGGGTGTTCCTCGACCCGGCCGGGCACCCGTTCTGCCTCTGCGTGAACTGA
- a CDS encoding HNH endonuclease signature motif containing protein: MHSTAQDLPGSGGHGTVARLKAAVGMFRAGLDDALSTPTTYVEARALGELIGELTVEESRFDALKLGWVRQAEACDIGKTTGAATTAAWLRTAQRMGTKDSYATVNLARDLDRTITLTARAMARGELSFRHAQVIAAAITDLPKWISLEQRVKAEEYLIDEARRRNPDDVRVLGRALLQYLAPEEWEKRLGKELGDEEQAAQRARSLKYVPNGIPGSETVVIKLPVLEMEQLRKIIEMLIARDNAQAPDDRPLDQRRGDAFAELVAAMAEWEASPNRGRGRDCVTVLIHLQQLMNGIGFGTIDDLNPVRPMPCGCQTPDAKRQAQRQAAKRKARKPSKNADGTEDSKPAKATPSTGDACKPKNAAPSNAEPSNADPCETTDDTGPKPRPGQGVIDPDDTSGPTAEPADVGETGDHEDVGDVDDPDVTSAPIQPNTPAGTGDPTATPGGAETTATASKGQPDNEKSPPDQPDPPVGAAERIPAPRQPGQHPQPNTATGTAPEAEPGPGHDPEPEPHNGNPEPATGPGDWNLGAEDDDAEPEFDEGAAEPEAAPDSHASTDGYDRGTPIDNDSIDPRDGCHRCGGGGSARITGLRGEPLSVATIRRMACDANIIPVVLGGNGEVLDVGMADRFFTEAQRRALAVRDGSHCHFPDCQVPERRCVAHHMTAWDDLGPTDLDNGVLLCKSHHTFVHHKGWTVRMGSHGHPEYIPPEWVDVHQKVQRP, encoded by the coding sequence ATGCATTCGACGGCGCAGGACCTTCCCGGTAGCGGTGGCCATGGCACCGTCGCCCGGTTGAAGGCTGCGGTCGGCATGTTCCGCGCCGGACTCGACGACGCCCTGTCCACCCCCACCACCTATGTGGAGGCCCGCGCCCTGGGTGAGCTGATCGGCGAACTGACCGTGGAGGAGTCCCGGTTCGACGCGCTGAAGCTCGGCTGGGTCCGTCAGGCCGAGGCCTGCGACATCGGCAAGACCACCGGCGCGGCCACCACGGCGGCGTGGCTGCGGACCGCGCAGCGGATGGGCACGAAGGACTCCTACGCCACCGTCAACCTCGCCCGCGACCTGGACCGCACCATCACCCTGACGGCCCGCGCCATGGCCCGAGGAGAGCTCTCGTTCCGGCACGCCCAGGTCATCGCCGCCGCGATCACCGACCTGCCCAAATGGATCAGCCTCGAACAACGCGTCAAGGCCGAGGAATACCTGATCGACGAAGCCAGGCGGCGTAACCCCGACGACGTGCGGGTGCTGGGGCGGGCACTGCTGCAGTACCTCGCACCCGAAGAGTGGGAGAAACGGCTCGGTAAGGAACTCGGCGATGAGGAACAGGCCGCGCAGCGTGCACGGTCCCTGAAATACGTCCCGAACGGCATCCCGGGGTCGGAAACGGTGGTGATCAAGCTGCCGGTGCTGGAGATGGAACAACTCCGCAAGATCATCGAGATGCTCATCGCCCGCGACAACGCCCAAGCACCCGACGACCGGCCCCTCGACCAACGCCGCGGGGACGCGTTCGCCGAACTCGTCGCCGCGATGGCCGAATGGGAAGCATCCCCCAACCGCGGACGCGGACGCGACTGCGTCACCGTCCTGATCCACCTGCAGCAACTCATGAACGGCATCGGGTTCGGCACCATCGACGACCTCAACCCCGTCCGCCCCATGCCATGCGGATGCCAAACCCCCGACGCCAAACGCCAAGCACAGCGCCAGGCCGCCAAGCGCAAGGCCCGCAAGCCCAGCAAGAACGCCGACGGCACCGAGGACAGCAAGCCCGCGAAGGCCACGCCCAGCACCGGCGATGCCTGCAAGCCCAAAAACGCTGCGCCCAGCAACGCCGAACCCAGCAACGCCGATCCCTGCGAGACCACAGATGACACCGGGCCGAAGCCCCGTCCGGGCCAGGGAGTCATCGACCCCGACGACACGAGCGGCCCCACCGCCGAGCCTGCTGACGTCGGCGAGACCGGCGACCATGAGGACGTCGGCGACGTCGACGACCCGGACGTGACAAGCGCCCCCATCCAGCCCAACACCCCGGCTGGCACTGGCGACCCGACGGCGACTCCCGGCGGCGCGGAGACCACAGCAACCGCCTCGAAAGGTCAACCGGACAACGAGAAATCCCCGCCCGACCAGCCGGACCCGCCGGTCGGGGCTGCGGAGCGGATACCCGCACCGCGACAACCCGGCCAGCACCCACAACCGAACACCGCCACCGGAACCGCCCCCGAAGCTGAACCGGGACCCGGGCACGACCCGGAACCCGAACCACACAACGGGAATCCGGAACCAGCTACCGGACCCGGGGACTGGAACCTCGGAGCGGAAGACGACGACGCCGAACCCGAATTCGACGAGGGTGCGGCGGAACCCGAGGCTGCCCCCGACTCCCACGCCTCAACCGACGGCTACGACCGCGGCACCCCTATCGATAACGACTCCATCGATCCCCGCGACGGTTGCCACAGGTGCGGCGGTGGCGGATCCGCCCGCATCACCGGACTGCGCGGAGAACCGCTCTCCGTCGCCACGATCCGCCGGATGGCGTGCGACGCGAACATCATCCCCGTCGTCCTCGGCGGCAACGGCGAAGTCCTCGACGTCGGCATGGCAGACCGGTTCTTCACCGAAGCTCAACGCCGAGCCCTCGCCGTCCGCGACGGCAGCCACTGCCACTTCCCTGACTGTCAGGTACCCGAGCGGCGTTGCGTCGCGCACCACATGACCGCCTGGGACGACCTCGGCCCGACCGACCTCGACAACGGAGTCCTCTTGTGCAAGAGCCATCACACTTTCGTCCACCACAAGGGCTGGACCGTCCGCATGGGCAGCCATGGCCACCCCGAATACATCCCGCCCGAATGGGTGGACGTCCACCAGAAAGTGCAACGACCGTGA
- a CDS encoding histidine phosphatase family protein produces MTQDRSADPAAGPVTVFLVRHGETPMHAENRYVGRTDAPLTERGQAQAADLGEWAAAARLTVVASSTLRRAKETAEPAARKAGLTPLLDERLVELDFGAAEGLSAAQMRERFPRERAAFEADPYANPLPGGESPAAALARGRATLDDLADGSHGDRVLVVAHGTFLRIVVCDLLGIHPRTYRTALPVIRNASGAVLRRDGAGHWGLVAWNPPLAAGTDAW; encoded by the coding sequence GTGACCCAAGATCGCTCCGCGGACCCCGCTGCCGGCCCGGTCACCGTGTTCCTCGTACGCCACGGTGAGACGCCCATGCACGCGGAGAACCGCTACGTCGGCAGGACCGACGCGCCGCTGACCGAGCGTGGCCAGGCTCAGGCGGCCGACCTGGGGGAGTGGGCAGCGGCCGCGCGGCTCACGGTGGTGGCGTCCTCGACGCTGCGCCGGGCGAAGGAGACCGCCGAGCCGGCCGCCCGCAAGGCGGGGTTGACACCGCTTCTGGACGAACGGCTGGTCGAGCTCGATTTCGGTGCCGCCGAAGGCCTGTCCGCCGCGCAGATGCGGGAGCGGTTCCCGCGGGAGCGGGCGGCGTTCGAGGCCGATCCGTACGCCAATCCGCTGCCGGGTGGCGAGTCTCCGGCGGCGGCGCTCGCCCGCGGCCGGGCCACACTGGACGACCTCGCCGACGGATCCCACGGCGACCGCGTGCTCGTGGTCGCGCACGGGACGTTCCTGCGCATCGTGGTGTGCGACCTGCTCGGCATTCACCCGCGTACCTACCGCACCGCGCTGCCGGTGATCCGCAACGCCAGCGGCGCCGTGCTCCGCCGTGACGGCGCGGGGCACTGGGGCCTGGTCGCCTGGAACCCACCACTGGCAGCCGGCACCGACGCCTGGTGA